The Taeniopygia guttata chromosome 19, bTaeGut7.mat, whole genome shotgun sequence genome window below encodes:
- the PROCA1 gene encoding protein PROCA1 — MCAPGLLCCLLLLLFLLLPPVPGAAPPGRARARRGLTYPGTLWCGAGSNADSYEQLGEHRDTDRCCRDHDHCQHVIHPFTARYGYRNLRWHTISHCDCDHRLKECLRRVNDTASRVVGQAFFNVIQAPCFEFTYREECVEPYLYVWCKTYNTVAVAVPREPVLYEFGGELIDRAARPRGVPLSPLWDSTERGALPVDHHTKAVKKERRRKKDKKKKGKGLKKKGSSENGARSHPAAAGPADPWALLPSNTILSDAPAREGVGREPVPATPSPVPTTNGKRRRKERNRKKRLKSKIQAEPA; from the exons ATGTGCGCCccggggctgctctgctgcctcctcctcctcctcttcctcctgctgccacctgtccccggagcggccccgccgggacgggcccgcgcccgccgcgggCTCACCTACCCCGGGACGCTGTGGTGCGGTGCGGGCAGCAACGCGGACAGCTACGAGCAGCTGG GGGAGCACCGGGACACGGACCGCTGCTGCCGGGACCACGACCACTGCCAGCACGTCATCCACCCCTTCACCGCCCGCTACGGCTACCGCAACCTGCGCTGGCACACCATCAGCCACTGCGACTGCGACCACCG GTTGAAGGAGTGCCTGCGGCGGGTGAACGACACGGCCTCGCGGGTGGTGGGCCAGGCCTTCTTCAACGTCATCCAAGCGCCCTGCTTCGAGTTCACCTACAGGGAGGAGTGTGTGGAGCCCTATCTCTATGTCTG GTGCAAGACGTACAACACGGTGGCCGTGGCGGTGCCCCGAGAGCCGGTGCTGTATGAATTTGGGGGGGAGCTCATCGACAGGGCAGCCAGGCCCAGGGGAgtccccctgagccccctgtgGGACAGCACAGAGAGAGGAGCCCTCCCAGTGGATCATCACACCAAGGCAGTCAAGAaagagaggaggagaaagaaagataagaaaaaaaaggggaaaggtcTGAAAAAGAAAGGCTCTTCTGAAAACGGGGCACGGAGccatcctgcagctgctggccctgctgatCCCTGGGCCCTGCTGCCATCCAACACCATCCTCAGCGATGCCCCGGCACGGGAGGGAGTGGGCAGGGAGCCAGTGCCAGCCACTCCCTCCCCGGTCCCCACCACCAacgggaagaggaggaggaaggagaggaacaGAAAGAAGAGGCTGAAAAGTAAAATTCAGGCTGAACCTGCATGA
- the LOC115497712 gene encoding adenine phosphoribosyltransferase-like yields the protein MDLCHVPATREKGWYLALMAPNVKGPNYAWLDPSRLYCHPQGLQDCVADLLQPFQGDAIDMVAGIDAMGFILGAAAAAALRKGFLAIRKAGHLCVQTAAQPYSDYSGREKVMEVRTDAISPGLRILLVDQWVETGGTMRAAIELVERLGGVVAGVAAICVENSEGGKWIQERYKCSHCVPPRLQPRFDQHRFGWD from the exons ATGGACCTGTGCCACGTCCCTGCCACCCGGGAGAAGGGCTGGTACCTGGCACTGATGGCCCCCAACGTCAAAGGTCCCAACTATGCCTGGCTGGACCCCTCCCGGCTCTACTGCCACCCGCAA GGCTTGCAGGACTGCGTGGCCgacctgctgcagcccttccAGGGAGATGCCATCGACATGGTGGCCGGTATTGACGCCATGGGCTTCATCCTGG GCGCTGCAGCCGCTGCTGCCCTGCGGAAAGGCTTCCTGGCCATCCGCAAAGCCGGGCACCTGTGTGTgcagacagcagcacagccctacAGCGACTACTCGGGCCGTGAGAAGGTGATGGAGGTCCGCACCGACGCCATCTCGCCCG gTCTGCGCATCCTCCTCGTGGACCAGTGGGTTGAAACTGGGGGTACCATGAGAGCGGCCATCGAGCTGGTGGAGCGGCTGGGGGGGGTCGTGGCAG gTGTCGCTGCCATCTGCGTGGAGAACAGCGAGGGAGGGAAGTGGATCCAGGAGCGCTACAAGTGCTCCCACTGTGTCCCCCCCCGCCTGCAGCCCCGCTTCGACCAGCACCGCTTCGGCTGGGACTGA